In the Passer domesticus isolate bPasDom1 chromosome 4, bPasDom1.hap1, whole genome shotgun sequence genome, one interval contains:
- the BDH2 gene encoding dehydrogenase/reductase SDR family member 6: protein MGRLDGKIILVSAAAQGIGRAAAIAFAKEGAKVIATDINESKLQELGKYPGIQIQVLDVTKKEQIENLAKEIEKIDVLCNVAGFVHHGTILECEEQDWDFTMNLNVRSMYLMIKTFLPKMLKQKSGNIINMSSVASSIKGVVNRCVYSTSKAAVIGLTKAVAADFIEQGIRCNCICPGTVDTPSLQERIQARPNPEQALKDFLARQKTGRMATAEEVAHLFVYLASDESAYVTGNELIIDGGWSL, encoded by the exons atggggcggctgGACGGGAAGATCATCCTGGTGTCTGCGGCAGCACAGGGCATTGGCCGAGCAGCTGCCATT GCTTTTGCTAAAGAAGGAGCCAAAGTCATTGCTACAGACATCAATGAGTCTAAACTGCAAGAACTGGGGAAATATCCAG GCATTCAAATACAGGTTCTGGATGTCACCAAAAAGGAGCAGATTGAAAATCTGGCCAAGGAGATTGAAAAGATTGACGTCCTGTGTAACGTTGCAGG GTTTGTTCATCATGGAACCATTCTGGAGTGCGAGGAGCAAGACTGGGACTTCACGATGAACCTCAATGTTCGCAGCATGTACCTAATGATCAAGACATTCCTTCCAAAG ATGCTTAAACAGAAATCTGGAAATATTATAAATATGTCTTCTGTGGCATCCAGCATCAAAG GAGTTGTGAACAGGTGTGTCTACAGTACTTCAAAGGCAGCAGTTATTGGGCTAAcaaaggctgtggctgctgatttcattgaACAAGGCATCAGATGCAACTGCATATGTCCTG GAACTGTTGACACACCATCTTTACAGGAAAGAATCCAAGCCCGGCCTAACCCAGAACAG GCACTGAAGGACTTTCTGGCCAGACAGAAGACTGGCAGGATGGCTACTGCAGAAGAAGTGGCCCATCTCTTTGTGTACTTGGCCTCTGATGAA TCTGCCTATGTGACTGGTAATGAACTAATCATCGATGGAGGATGGAGCTTGTGA